The Cervus elaphus chromosome 12, mCerEla1.1, whole genome shotgun sequence genome includes a region encoding these proteins:
- the AP1G2 gene encoding AP-1 complex subunit gamma-like 2 isoform X1 codes for MVASSLKLQELIQEIREAKTQAQEREVIQKECAHIRASFRDGDPLHRHRQLAKLLYAHMLGYPAHFGQMECLKLIASPRFTDKRVGYLGAMLLLDERQDAHLLITNSIKNDLSQGIEAVQGLALCTLSAMGSAEMCRDLAREVEKLLLQPSAYVRKKAVLTAVHMIRKVPELSDIFLPPCAQLLHERHHGILLGTITLITELCERSPAALKHFRKVVPQLVHTLRTLVMTGCSTEHSISGVSDPFLQVQILRLLRILGRNHEESSETMNDLLAQVATNTDTSRNAGSAVLFETVLTIMDIRSAAGLRVLAVNILGRFLLNSDRNIRYVALTSLLKLVQSDHSAVQRHRPTVVECLREPDASLSRRALELSLALVNSSNVRTMTQELQGFLESCPPDLRADCASGILLAAERFAPTKRWHINTILRVLTTAGSYVRDEAVANLIQLIGGAQELHAYSVRRLYSALAEDISQQPLVQVAAWCIGEYGDLLLEGTCEETEPLQVGPALGVHGRGTCEGRQGRPQGHPLCPRPLRKVEEDVVLTLLERVLQSHMSLPATRGYALTALMKLSTRLHGDNNRICQVMSIYGSCQDVELQQRAVEYNALFRKYDHLRAAVLEKMPLVERGGPQVNEEAKESKEVAQLSEAAPVPTETQASKLLDLLDLLDGPSENTQHPPPLDPTPGDTLIHLLDLPCAPLPSAPIPNLKVFEREGLQLTLSFVRPPGTPTLLLITVTATNTSGGDVTHFICQAAVPKVCRRPGLRGSLDTPGKKATKERRWQGWWEDEMRREGLQRQALGELQEEGLKLLGVEWLPEPASLCALSNLLCSEFPATATGPQWRHCSSPGWPSDDPAAQNPQS; via the exons ATGGTGGCGTCCTCGCTGAAGCTTCAGGAACTAATCCAGGAGATTCGTGAGGCCAAGACCCAGGCCCAGGAGCGGGAGGTGATCCAGAAAGAGTGCGCCCACATCCGGGCCTCTTTCCGCGATGGGGACCCTCTGCACAGACACCGCCAGCTGGCCAAACTGCTCTACGCCCACATGTTAGGCTACCCCGCCCACTTTGGACAG ATGGAGTGCCTGAAACTGATCGCCTCCCCCAGGTTCACAGACAAGAGGGTGGGCTACCTGGGGGCCATGCTTCTACTGGATGAGAGGCAGGATGCCCACCTGCTCATTACCAACAGCATCAAGAA TGACCTGAGCCAGGGGATTGAGGCTGTCCAAGGCCTGGCCTTGTGCACGCTGAGCGCCATGGGCTCTGCTGAGATGTGCCGGGACTTGGCCCGGGAGGTGGAGAAGCTGCTCCTGCAGCCCAGCGCCTACGTGCGCAAGAAG GCTGTTCTGACTGCAGTGCACATGATCCGGAAGGTCCCTGAACTCTCTGACATCTTCCTCCCACCCTGTGCCCAGCTGCTTCATGAACGCCACCATG GCATCCTTCTGGGCACCATCACGCTGATCACTGAGCTCTGTGAACGAAGCCCTGCAGCCCTCAAGCACTTTCGCAAG GTGGTACCCCAGCTGGTGCACACCCTCCGAACTCTGGTGATGACAGGATGCTCCACAGAACACAGCATATCTGGAGTCAGCGACCCATTCCTGCAG GTCCAGATACTTCGTCTGCTTCGCATTCTGGGCCGGAACCACGAGGAGAGCAGTGAGACCATGAATGACTTGCTGgcccag GTAGCCACAAACACAGACACCAGCCGAAATGCGGGCAGCGCAGTTCTGTTTGAGACGGTGTTGACTATCATGGACATCCGCTCTGCTGCGGGCCTGAGG GTTCTAGCTGTCAACATCCTTGGCCGCTTCCTACTCAACAGTGACAGGAACATTAG ATATGTGGCCCTGACGTCCTTGCTGAAGCTGGTGCAGTCTGATCACAGCGCGGTGCAGCGGCACCGGCCCACCGTGGTGGAATGTCTGCGGGAACCTGACGCCTCCCTCAGCCG GCGGGCCCTGGAACTGAGCCTGGCCCTGGTGAACAGCTCCAACGTGCGGACCATGACTCAGGAGCTGCAGGGCTTTCTGGAGTCCTGCCCCCCTGATCTACGGGCCGACTGTGCCTCCGGCATCCTACTGGCAGCAGAGAG GTTTGCCCCAACCAAGCGGTGGCACATAAATACCATCCTCCGTGTGCTGACGACG GCAGGCAGCTATGTGCGCGATGAGGCAGTGGCCAACCTGATCCAGCTGATTGGGGGCGCCCAGGAGCTTCACGCCTACTCTGTGCGCCGCCTCTACAGCGCCCTGGCTGAGGACATCTCCCAG CAACCACTGGTGCAGGTGGCAGCCTGGTGCATCGGGGAATACGGAGATCTCCTGCTGGAGGGGACCTGTGAGGAGACTGAGCCCCTGCAGGTGGGCCCTGCGTTAGGGGTACACGGAAGAGGGACATGTGAGGGGAGGCAGGGCCGGCCCCAGGGTCACCCTCTGTGTCCGCGCCCCCTCCGGAAGGTGGAGGAAGACGTGGTGTTGACACTGCTGGAAAGGGTGCTTCAGTCTCATATGTCCCTGCCGGCCACCAGGGGATATGCCCTCACGGCCCTCATGAAGCTTAGCACCCGGCTCCATGGGGACAACAA CCGCATCTGCCAGGTGATGTCCATCTACGGGAGCTGCCAGGACGTGGAGCTGCAGCAGCGGGCAGTGGAGTACAATGCCCTCTTCCGGAAGTACGACCACTTGAG GGCTGCTGTCCTGGAAAAGATGCCTCTTGTGGAGCGGGGTGGCCCTCAGGTCAATgaggaagcaaaggaaagcaaagaagtaGCCCAGCTTTCAGAAGCAGCCCCTGTCCCCACGGAGACCCAG GCCTCAAAGCTCTTGGATCTGTTAGATCTCCTGGATGGCCCTTCTGAGAATACCCAGCACCCTCCCCCTCTGGATCCCACCCCAGGAGACACTTTGATAcacctccttgaccttccctgcgCTCCCCTACCCTCTG CTCCCATCCCAAATCTCAAAGTATTTGAGCGTGAAGGACTTCAGCTGACTCTTTCTTTTGTTCGACCCCCTGGAACTCCTACTTTGCTGTTAATCACTGTCACTGCCACCAACACCTCAGGGGGTGACGTCACCCACTTCATCTGCCAGGCGGCTGTGCCCAAGGTTTGTAGAAGACCAGGACTCAGAGGTAGCCTGGATACTCCAGGAAAAAAAGCCACTAAGGAGAGGAGGTggcaggggtggtgggaggaTGAGATGAGAAGGGAGGGACTGCAGAGACAGGCACTTGGGGAGTTGCAGGAAGAGGGTTTAAAACTATTGGGTGTGGAGTGGTTGCCTGAGCCAGCCTCACTGTGTGCTCTGTCCAACCTCCTATGTTCAGAGTTTCCAGCTACAGCTACAGGCCCCCAGTGGAGACACTGTTCCAGCCCAGGGTGGCCTTCCGATGACCCAGCTGCTCAGAATCCTCAATCCTAA
- the AP1G2 gene encoding AP-1 complex subunit gamma-like 2 isoform X4, protein MVASSLKLQELIQEIREAKTQAQEREVIQKECAHIRASFRDGDPLHRHRQLAKLLYAHMLGYPAHFGQMECLKLIASPRFTDKRVGYLGAMLLLDERQDAHLLITNSIKNDLSQGIEAVQGLALCTLSAMGSAEMCRDLAREVEKLLLQPSAYVRKKAVLTAVHMIRKVPELSDIFLPPCAQLLHERHHGILLGTITLITELCERSPAALKHFRKVVPQLVHTLRTLVMTGCSTEHSISGVSDPFLQVQILRLLRILGRNHEESSETMNDLLAQVATNTDTSRNAGSAVLFETVLTIMDIRSAAGLRVLAVNILGRFLLNSDRNIRYVALTSLLKLVQSDHSAVQRHRPTVVECLREPDASLSRRALELSLALVNSSNVRTMTQELQGFLESCPPDLRADCASGILLAAERFAPTKRWHINTILRVLTTAGSYVRDEAVANLIQLIGGAQELHAYSVRRLYSALAEDISQQPLVQVAAWCIGEYGDLLLEGTCEETEPLQVEEDVVLTLLERVLQSHMSLPATRGYALTALMKLSTRLHGDNNRICQVMSIYGSCQDVELQQRAVEYNALFRKYDHLRAAVLEKMPLVERGGPQVNEEAKESKEVAQLSEAAPVPTETQASKLLDLLDLLDGPSENTQHPPPLDPTPGDTLIHLLDLPCAPLPSAPIPNLKVFEREGLQLTLSFVRPPGTPTLLLITVTATNTSGGDVTHFICQAAVPKSFQLQLQAPSGDTVPAQGGLPMTQLLRILNPNKAPLRLKLRLTYDHFGQSVQEIFEVNNLPVETWQ, encoded by the exons ATGGTGGCGTCCTCGCTGAAGCTTCAGGAACTAATCCAGGAGATTCGTGAGGCCAAGACCCAGGCCCAGGAGCGGGAGGTGATCCAGAAAGAGTGCGCCCACATCCGGGCCTCTTTCCGCGATGGGGACCCTCTGCACAGACACCGCCAGCTGGCCAAACTGCTCTACGCCCACATGTTAGGCTACCCCGCCCACTTTGGACAG ATGGAGTGCCTGAAACTGATCGCCTCCCCCAGGTTCACAGACAAGAGGGTGGGCTACCTGGGGGCCATGCTTCTACTGGATGAGAGGCAGGATGCCCACCTGCTCATTACCAACAGCATCAAGAA TGACCTGAGCCAGGGGATTGAGGCTGTCCAAGGCCTGGCCTTGTGCACGCTGAGCGCCATGGGCTCTGCTGAGATGTGCCGGGACTTGGCCCGGGAGGTGGAGAAGCTGCTCCTGCAGCCCAGCGCCTACGTGCGCAAGAAG GCTGTTCTGACTGCAGTGCACATGATCCGGAAGGTCCCTGAACTCTCTGACATCTTCCTCCCACCCTGTGCCCAGCTGCTTCATGAACGCCACCATG GCATCCTTCTGGGCACCATCACGCTGATCACTGAGCTCTGTGAACGAAGCCCTGCAGCCCTCAAGCACTTTCGCAAG GTGGTACCCCAGCTGGTGCACACCCTCCGAACTCTGGTGATGACAGGATGCTCCACAGAACACAGCATATCTGGAGTCAGCGACCCATTCCTGCAG GTCCAGATACTTCGTCTGCTTCGCATTCTGGGCCGGAACCACGAGGAGAGCAGTGAGACCATGAATGACTTGCTGgcccag GTAGCCACAAACACAGACACCAGCCGAAATGCGGGCAGCGCAGTTCTGTTTGAGACGGTGTTGACTATCATGGACATCCGCTCTGCTGCGGGCCTGAGG GTTCTAGCTGTCAACATCCTTGGCCGCTTCCTACTCAACAGTGACAGGAACATTAG ATATGTGGCCCTGACGTCCTTGCTGAAGCTGGTGCAGTCTGATCACAGCGCGGTGCAGCGGCACCGGCCCACCGTGGTGGAATGTCTGCGGGAACCTGACGCCTCCCTCAGCCG GCGGGCCCTGGAACTGAGCCTGGCCCTGGTGAACAGCTCCAACGTGCGGACCATGACTCAGGAGCTGCAGGGCTTTCTGGAGTCCTGCCCCCCTGATCTACGGGCCGACTGTGCCTCCGGCATCCTACTGGCAGCAGAGAG GTTTGCCCCAACCAAGCGGTGGCACATAAATACCATCCTCCGTGTGCTGACGACG GCAGGCAGCTATGTGCGCGATGAGGCAGTGGCCAACCTGATCCAGCTGATTGGGGGCGCCCAGGAGCTTCACGCCTACTCTGTGCGCCGCCTCTACAGCGCCCTGGCTGAGGACATCTCCCAG CAACCACTGGTGCAGGTGGCAGCCTGGTGCATCGGGGAATACGGAGATCTCCTGCTGGAGGGGACCTGTGAGGAGACTGAGCCCCTGCAG GTGGAGGAAGACGTGGTGTTGACACTGCTGGAAAGGGTGCTTCAGTCTCATATGTCCCTGCCGGCCACCAGGGGATATGCCCTCACGGCCCTCATGAAGCTTAGCACCCGGCTCCATGGGGACAACAA CCGCATCTGCCAGGTGATGTCCATCTACGGGAGCTGCCAGGACGTGGAGCTGCAGCAGCGGGCAGTGGAGTACAATGCCCTCTTCCGGAAGTACGACCACTTGAG GGCTGCTGTCCTGGAAAAGATGCCTCTTGTGGAGCGGGGTGGCCCTCAGGTCAATgaggaagcaaaggaaagcaaagaagtaGCCCAGCTTTCAGAAGCAGCCCCTGTCCCCACGGAGACCCAG GCCTCAAAGCTCTTGGATCTGTTAGATCTCCTGGATGGCCCTTCTGAGAATACCCAGCACCCTCCCCCTCTGGATCCCACCCCAGGAGACACTTTGATAcacctccttgaccttccctgcgCTCCCCTACCCTCTG CTCCCATCCCAAATCTCAAAGTATTTGAGCGTGAAGGACTTCAGCTGACTCTTTCTTTTGTTCGACCCCCTGGAACTCCTACTTTGCTGTTAATCACTGTCACTGCCACCAACACCTCAGGGGGTGACGTCACCCACTTCATCTGCCAGGCGGCTGTGCCCAAG AGTTTCCAGCTACAGCTACAGGCCCCCAGTGGAGACACTGTTCCAGCCCAGGGTGGCCTTCCGATGACCCAGCTGCTCAGAATCCTCAATCCTAACAAG GCCCCCTTGCGGCTGAAGTTGCGCCTCACCTACGACCACTTTGGCCAGTCGGTACAGGAAATCTTTGAGGTGAACAACTTGCCTGTGGAGACATGGCAGTAA
- the AP1G2 gene encoding AP-1 complex subunit gamma-like 2 isoform X3 has product MVASSLKLQELIQEIREAKTQAQEREVIQKECAHIRASFRDGDPLHRHRQLAKLLYAHMLGYPAHFGQMECLKLIASPRFTDKRVGYLGAMLLLDERQDAHLLITNSIKNDLSQGIEAVQGLALCTLSAMGSAEMCRDLAREVEKLLLQPSAYVRKKAVLTAVHMIRKVPELSDIFLPPCAQLLHERHHGILLGTITLITELCERSPAALKHFRKVVPQLVHTLRTLVMTGCSTEHSISGVSDPFLQVQILRLLRILGRNHEESSETMNDLLAQVATNTDTSRNAGSAVLFETVLTIMDIRSAAGLRVLAVNILGRFLLNSDRNIRYVALTSLLKLVQSDHSAVQRHRPTVVECLREPDASLSRRALELSLALVNSSNVRTMTQELQGFLESCPPDLRADCASGILLAAERFAPTKRWHINTILRVLTTAGSYVRDEAVANLIQLIGGAQELHAYSVRRLYSALAEDISQQPLVQVAAWCIGEYGDLLLEGTCEETEPLQVGPALGVHGRGTCEGRQGRPQGHPLCPRPLRKVEEDVVLTLLERVLQSHMSLPATRGYALTALMKLSTRLHGDNNRICQVMSIYGSCQDVELQQRAVEYNALFRKYDHLRAAVLEKMPLVERGGPQVNEEAKESKEVAQLSEAAPVPTETQASKLLDLLDLLDGPSENTQHPPPLDPTPGDTLIHLLDLPCAPLPSAPIPNLKVFEREGLQLTLSFVRPPGTPTLLLITVTATNTSGGDVTHFICQAAVPKSFQLQLQAPSGDTVPAQGGLPMTQLLRILNPNKVSSRSPSRLRPRAGRSHLCLPWSSLSYS; this is encoded by the exons ATGGTGGCGTCCTCGCTGAAGCTTCAGGAACTAATCCAGGAGATTCGTGAGGCCAAGACCCAGGCCCAGGAGCGGGAGGTGATCCAGAAAGAGTGCGCCCACATCCGGGCCTCTTTCCGCGATGGGGACCCTCTGCACAGACACCGCCAGCTGGCCAAACTGCTCTACGCCCACATGTTAGGCTACCCCGCCCACTTTGGACAG ATGGAGTGCCTGAAACTGATCGCCTCCCCCAGGTTCACAGACAAGAGGGTGGGCTACCTGGGGGCCATGCTTCTACTGGATGAGAGGCAGGATGCCCACCTGCTCATTACCAACAGCATCAAGAA TGACCTGAGCCAGGGGATTGAGGCTGTCCAAGGCCTGGCCTTGTGCACGCTGAGCGCCATGGGCTCTGCTGAGATGTGCCGGGACTTGGCCCGGGAGGTGGAGAAGCTGCTCCTGCAGCCCAGCGCCTACGTGCGCAAGAAG GCTGTTCTGACTGCAGTGCACATGATCCGGAAGGTCCCTGAACTCTCTGACATCTTCCTCCCACCCTGTGCCCAGCTGCTTCATGAACGCCACCATG GCATCCTTCTGGGCACCATCACGCTGATCACTGAGCTCTGTGAACGAAGCCCTGCAGCCCTCAAGCACTTTCGCAAG GTGGTACCCCAGCTGGTGCACACCCTCCGAACTCTGGTGATGACAGGATGCTCCACAGAACACAGCATATCTGGAGTCAGCGACCCATTCCTGCAG GTCCAGATACTTCGTCTGCTTCGCATTCTGGGCCGGAACCACGAGGAGAGCAGTGAGACCATGAATGACTTGCTGgcccag GTAGCCACAAACACAGACACCAGCCGAAATGCGGGCAGCGCAGTTCTGTTTGAGACGGTGTTGACTATCATGGACATCCGCTCTGCTGCGGGCCTGAGG GTTCTAGCTGTCAACATCCTTGGCCGCTTCCTACTCAACAGTGACAGGAACATTAG ATATGTGGCCCTGACGTCCTTGCTGAAGCTGGTGCAGTCTGATCACAGCGCGGTGCAGCGGCACCGGCCCACCGTGGTGGAATGTCTGCGGGAACCTGACGCCTCCCTCAGCCG GCGGGCCCTGGAACTGAGCCTGGCCCTGGTGAACAGCTCCAACGTGCGGACCATGACTCAGGAGCTGCAGGGCTTTCTGGAGTCCTGCCCCCCTGATCTACGGGCCGACTGTGCCTCCGGCATCCTACTGGCAGCAGAGAG GTTTGCCCCAACCAAGCGGTGGCACATAAATACCATCCTCCGTGTGCTGACGACG GCAGGCAGCTATGTGCGCGATGAGGCAGTGGCCAACCTGATCCAGCTGATTGGGGGCGCCCAGGAGCTTCACGCCTACTCTGTGCGCCGCCTCTACAGCGCCCTGGCTGAGGACATCTCCCAG CAACCACTGGTGCAGGTGGCAGCCTGGTGCATCGGGGAATACGGAGATCTCCTGCTGGAGGGGACCTGTGAGGAGACTGAGCCCCTGCAGGTGGGCCCTGCGTTAGGGGTACACGGAAGAGGGACATGTGAGGGGAGGCAGGGCCGGCCCCAGGGTCACCCTCTGTGTCCGCGCCCCCTCCGGAAGGTGGAGGAAGACGTGGTGTTGACACTGCTGGAAAGGGTGCTTCAGTCTCATATGTCCCTGCCGGCCACCAGGGGATATGCCCTCACGGCCCTCATGAAGCTTAGCACCCGGCTCCATGGGGACAACAA CCGCATCTGCCAGGTGATGTCCATCTACGGGAGCTGCCAGGACGTGGAGCTGCAGCAGCGGGCAGTGGAGTACAATGCCCTCTTCCGGAAGTACGACCACTTGAG GGCTGCTGTCCTGGAAAAGATGCCTCTTGTGGAGCGGGGTGGCCCTCAGGTCAATgaggaagcaaaggaaagcaaagaagtaGCCCAGCTTTCAGAAGCAGCCCCTGTCCCCACGGAGACCCAG GCCTCAAAGCTCTTGGATCTGTTAGATCTCCTGGATGGCCCTTCTGAGAATACCCAGCACCCTCCCCCTCTGGATCCCACCCCAGGAGACACTTTGATAcacctccttgaccttccctgcgCTCCCCTACCCTCTG CTCCCATCCCAAATCTCAAAGTATTTGAGCGTGAAGGACTTCAGCTGACTCTTTCTTTTGTTCGACCCCCTGGAACTCCTACTTTGCTGTTAATCACTGTCACTGCCACCAACACCTCAGGGGGTGACGTCACCCACTTCATCTGCCAGGCGGCTGTGCCCAAG AGTTTCCAGCTACAGCTACAGGCCCCCAGTGGAGACACTGTTCCAGCCCAGGGTGGCCTTCCGATGACCCAGCTGCTCAGAATCCTCAATCCTAACAAGGTGAGCTCCAGGAGCCCCTCGAGGCTGAGACCTAGGGCAGGGAGGAGTCATCTGTGCTTACCCTGGTCTTCGCTCTCCTATTCCTAG
- the AP1G2 gene encoding AP-1 complex subunit gamma-like 2 isoform X7: MNATMVVPQLVHTLRTLVMTGCSTEHSISGVSDPFLQVQILRLLRILGRNHEESSETMNDLLAQVATNTDTSRNAGSAVLFETVLTIMDIRSAAGLRVLAVNILGRFLLNSDRNIRYVALTSLLKLVQSDHSAVQRHRPTVVECLREPDASLSRRALELSLALVNSSNVRTMTQELQGFLESCPPDLRADCASGILLAAERFAPTKRWHINTILRVLTTAGSYVRDEAVANLIQLIGGAQELHAYSVRRLYSALAEDISQQPLVQVAAWCIGEYGDLLLEGTCEETEPLQVGPALGVHGRGTCEGRQGRPQGHPLCPRPLRKVEEDVVLTLLERVLQSHMSLPATRGYALTALMKLSTRLHGDNNRICQVMSIYGSCQDVELQQRAVEYNALFRKYDHLRAAVLEKMPLVERGGPQVNEEAKESKEVAQLSEAAPVPTETQASKLLDLLDLLDGPSENTQHPPPLDPTPGDTLIHLLDLPCAPLPSAPIPNLKVFEREGLQLTLSFVRPPGTPTLLLITVTATNTSGGDVTHFICQAAVPKVCRRPGLRGSLDTPGKKATKERRWQGWWEDEMRREGLQRQALGELQEEGLKLLGVEWLPEPASLCALSNLLCSEFPATATGPQWRHCSSPGWPSDDPAAQNPQS; the protein is encoded by the exons ATGAACGCCACCATG GTGGTACCCCAGCTGGTGCACACCCTCCGAACTCTGGTGATGACAGGATGCTCCACAGAACACAGCATATCTGGAGTCAGCGACCCATTCCTGCAG GTCCAGATACTTCGTCTGCTTCGCATTCTGGGCCGGAACCACGAGGAGAGCAGTGAGACCATGAATGACTTGCTGgcccag GTAGCCACAAACACAGACACCAGCCGAAATGCGGGCAGCGCAGTTCTGTTTGAGACGGTGTTGACTATCATGGACATCCGCTCTGCTGCGGGCCTGAGG GTTCTAGCTGTCAACATCCTTGGCCGCTTCCTACTCAACAGTGACAGGAACATTAG ATATGTGGCCCTGACGTCCTTGCTGAAGCTGGTGCAGTCTGATCACAGCGCGGTGCAGCGGCACCGGCCCACCGTGGTGGAATGTCTGCGGGAACCTGACGCCTCCCTCAGCCG GCGGGCCCTGGAACTGAGCCTGGCCCTGGTGAACAGCTCCAACGTGCGGACCATGACTCAGGAGCTGCAGGGCTTTCTGGAGTCCTGCCCCCCTGATCTACGGGCCGACTGTGCCTCCGGCATCCTACTGGCAGCAGAGAG GTTTGCCCCAACCAAGCGGTGGCACATAAATACCATCCTCCGTGTGCTGACGACG GCAGGCAGCTATGTGCGCGATGAGGCAGTGGCCAACCTGATCCAGCTGATTGGGGGCGCCCAGGAGCTTCACGCCTACTCTGTGCGCCGCCTCTACAGCGCCCTGGCTGAGGACATCTCCCAG CAACCACTGGTGCAGGTGGCAGCCTGGTGCATCGGGGAATACGGAGATCTCCTGCTGGAGGGGACCTGTGAGGAGACTGAGCCCCTGCAGGTGGGCCCTGCGTTAGGGGTACACGGAAGAGGGACATGTGAGGGGAGGCAGGGCCGGCCCCAGGGTCACCCTCTGTGTCCGCGCCCCCTCCGGAAGGTGGAGGAAGACGTGGTGTTGACACTGCTGGAAAGGGTGCTTCAGTCTCATATGTCCCTGCCGGCCACCAGGGGATATGCCCTCACGGCCCTCATGAAGCTTAGCACCCGGCTCCATGGGGACAACAA CCGCATCTGCCAGGTGATGTCCATCTACGGGAGCTGCCAGGACGTGGAGCTGCAGCAGCGGGCAGTGGAGTACAATGCCCTCTTCCGGAAGTACGACCACTTGAG GGCTGCTGTCCTGGAAAAGATGCCTCTTGTGGAGCGGGGTGGCCCTCAGGTCAATgaggaagcaaaggaaagcaaagaagtaGCCCAGCTTTCAGAAGCAGCCCCTGTCCCCACGGAGACCCAG GCCTCAAAGCTCTTGGATCTGTTAGATCTCCTGGATGGCCCTTCTGAGAATACCCAGCACCCTCCCCCTCTGGATCCCACCCCAGGAGACACTTTGATAcacctccttgaccttccctgcgCTCCCCTACCCTCTG CTCCCATCCCAAATCTCAAAGTATTTGAGCGTGAAGGACTTCAGCTGACTCTTTCTTTTGTTCGACCCCCTGGAACTCCTACTTTGCTGTTAATCACTGTCACTGCCACCAACACCTCAGGGGGTGACGTCACCCACTTCATCTGCCAGGCGGCTGTGCCCAAGGTTTGTAGAAGACCAGGACTCAGAGGTAGCCTGGATACTCCAGGAAAAAAAGCCACTAAGGAGAGGAGGTggcaggggtggtgggaggaTGAGATGAGAAGGGAGGGACTGCAGAGACAGGCACTTGGGGAGTTGCAGGAAGAGGGTTTAAAACTATTGGGTGTGGAGTGGTTGCCTGAGCCAGCCTCACTGTGTGCTCTGTCCAACCTCCTATGTTCAGAGTTTCCAGCTACAGCTACAGGCCCCCAGTGGAGACACTGTTCCAGCCCAGGGTGGCCTTCCGATGACCCAGCTGCTCAGAATCCTCAATCCTAA